In Eisenibacter elegans DSM 3317, the genomic window GTCCACATAGCTATGGCTGATGCCCCACTTGGGGAAAAGCTGGGTTACAATTTGGTGGGTAGAGCCAAAAACCGACCGCGACACCACCACGTGCTCGCCTTGACTCACAAAGGCAGCCATACTCAAAAACATGGCGGCCATTCCTGAGGCCGTGGCGATGCCATCTTCCGTACCTTCGAGCAGGCAGAGTTTCTGCACAAACTCGTCGTTGTTGGGGTTTGAAAAACGCGAGTAGATATTGCCCTCTTGCTCTTGGGCAAAAAGTGCCCGCGCCTGTTCGGCATCCTCAAACACAAAGCTGGAGGTGGCAAAAATAGGCACAGAATGCTCACGGTGTTGGCTGCGCTCGGCCTGTGTACGCACAGCCAAGGTTTCGAAATGGGTAGAATCGGGCTTGTGTTGCATCAAAAAAGAAGGTTTTATTAGGCATCCGGACGGATGATGTCGAAGCTGTAAGTGATTTGGGCGGTTTTTTCGAGGGTTTTGGATACAGAGCAATAGGTCTGCATCGAAAGGTCTATGGCCCGTTGGGCTTTTTGCTCATTGACATTCCCATAGAGCTTGAAGTGTACGTGGATATTGGTATAAAGCGAAGGCACGGCACCGGCCTCACGCTCCCCTTGTACCTCTACCTCGATGTCGTCGAGGGGCTCGCGCTGCTTGGCCAGAATGTCCACAATGTCTATCGTACTGCATCCGCCAATACCGGCCAAGAGCAGCTGCATAGGCCCCATTCCTTGGCTTTGGCGCTGCTCGTCAGAGCCTCGGTCTATGTGAATTTGGTTTCCCTCTTCGTTGGTGGCTACCATATGATAAGGCGCACTTTGACGCTTGAGTGATATTTTTACCATTGATTTTGTTGTTTTTGAATGTACAAAGACCCTGTCTTGAAATAACGCAAACTTACGCAAAAAGCGTGGTAAAAAACCTAAAGCAGGCAAAATCTATAGATTTTGTAGCTTTTGTTAAACCCTGTTACATTAGTAGAGGTGAAGCCCTAGAGCTTGTCTAAATTTTCAGCGCGGCACTCAAAACAGCTGATTTTTGCACTGACACTAGGCAAAAAGCGCAGGCCTTGTGTTTAGCCCACGATTAAAATCGTGGGAGGGCTACGACGAGCATTTTTAACGAAGTAGCAGCCAAAAAGCGGCGTTTTGGTGTCGATGAAGAGAATTTTAGACAAGCTCTTAAATCAGAGCTGT contains:
- a CDS encoding OsmC family protein, which translates into the protein MVKISLKRQSAPYHMVATNEEGNQIHIDRGSDEQRQSQGMGPMQLLLAGIGGCSTIDIVDILAKQREPLDDIEVEVQGEREAGAVPSLYTNIHVHFKLYGNVNEQKAQRAIDLSMQTYCSVSKTLEKTAQITYSFDIIRPDA